A window of Anaerolineae bacterium genomic DNA:
ACGTTTGCTTTTACGCCCTGTGCATAGAACAGGCCTGTCGGCAAGCGGAGAAGTGTGTGTACCTCACATTCGTGAAGAAGTTTTCTTCGGATATTTTCTCCGGCCCCGCCTTCGAAAAGCACATTGTCTGGGACGACGATTGCAGCACGGCCATGTTGTTTAAGCAGAGTTTTTACATGCTGGACAAAGTTGAGCTGTTTGTTTGAAGTTGTGGACCAGAAATCCTCTCTTTCAATGATATCCTTTTCCTTGGAAATCTGGCCCTTACCATTAACAATTGTTGTGCTGCTCTTTTTGCCAAATGGTGGGTTAGTCATAACTACATAGAATCGATCGCCGGGGTCGGCAGCCAGAGAATCCGCTACCACAAGAGGCAATTCACTTCCGTTTGAGGTTATACCATGCAGCATGAGATTCATGGCGCAGAGTCGTGCAGTGTTTTGTACCAGCTCCCATCCCTTGAAGGTTTTCTCCTTGAGCTTCTTTTTTTCTTCCGTGGTCATGTTGGGATAGTGCTTTACGATATAATCATGCGCGGCCAAGAAGAATCCACCTGTGCCACACGCTGGATCGCATATGGTTTCGCCAGGCTTGGGCTGGATAACGTCAATAATTGCCCGAATGAGCGGACGGGGTGTAAAATATTGGCCTGCCCCTGTTTTTGTATCCTGAGCATTTTTTTCCAAAAGACCTTCATAAGCATCGCCCTTAACGTCGGCACTCATTATTGACCAGTTTTCTTTATCAATAAGATCAACAATCAACCGCCGCAGTTTTGCAGGGTCCTGAAATTTATTTTGTGATTTGTTAAAGATCAGTCCGAGCAGGCCTTTTCCTTTTCCCAGATTTTCCAGAACATGACGGTAATGATCAAACAGATCATCACCATCCTTTTTTATCAAACTCTGCCAGTCATAATTTTTCGGGACGATTTCCGGTGTCTGCCTGCCTGTCAGGCTCGGGTAAAGCTTTGTTCGCTCGTCTGCCATCTTGAGAAACAGCAGATATGTGAGCTGCTCAACGTAGTCGCCATACGACATTCCATCATCACGGAGGACGTTACAGTAGTTCCATAATTTTTGTACAATTGCAGAAGTATTCATTCGCTCATCTTATATATTTGTTTTGCTGAAACCATATTTTAACTCCCTTTTTTCAAAAGCTGTTTCTCCACCCTCTAATATCCTGCAGACTTCTTCACGAATACCTTTTTTTGTTTTTCTATCTGTATGTTCCAAAGATCCACTTCTATATGAAAGAACCTCATCAGTATTGTTCGCGACTATTACCTGTTCTGCATCAGCATTAACAACCAGATTTGCATTATGAGTTGCAATAATCACCTGTCGATATTTCTTAATTTCCTTAAATAATGGTACGAGGTCCTCCATTATAAATTCATTATCAAGGTCATCTTCTGGTTGATCAAAAACAAAAGGACTTCCAAACGGATCTGTTGCCAATTTCATACAAATGTAAAAAGTACCTCTCTGACCAACTGATAACTTTTCAGGTTTTTTCCCTTTATATTCAATAACGGCATTTATTGTTAAATATCTAATACGATAGCGGGATAAGTAAAGATACTCAAACATGTCAAATCCCACATCCTTAAGAAAAAAATCATCATTAAGAGCGAACTCATCAAGGTTTATTAATTTCCCTTCGTTATCAGATATAATTTTTTCATTACCAATTAATTTTAGAAATGATTCATATGAATCAACTTTAATCTTAGCTTTTATTCGATCTAATTGTGTATGAGTAGCTGTGCTTCTAAATTTCTGACCATTTAATAAACCAGAAAGTCCATCATAAAATTTTCCCACGTTAAAATTTATTTGAGCATATATCTGGATATCTTTAAGTAGATTTTTAACCAAACTCTTTTGTATCTGGCTCCAATTTTCAGGGCCCTCTTTCAAAGAAGTAAAAGCCCTATCAACATTCTTCTTTTGTTGTGTCAAATCTGAATTAATATTATCTTTGAATAAAACCCGATTATTAATACGCTTTTCTAATTCTTCAGTTTTTCTCTTTATTTCGTTTATTTTATCAACACTCTTATCAATAATACCTTGATATTGATTAACTTTCGTTAACAAACCGCTAATATCTTGATCAATCCCTTGGTTTTTAAACTCCTCAACAATATTTTTATTGTTTCCTTTGAGTTTATTGATCTCGTTTGTCAGTTTTTCTTGCGATTTCTGAATACTTGTTTCAAGTGGTGAAAAATCAATATTTGGCAGGCTGCTAACGAGTTGGCCTGATTCATTTATCTCTTTGATCAGACGTTCTATCTCCGCTTTATAATTTTCAGAAGTTGACTGTAATTCTTCTAACCGTTTAATTAATATTTCTTTATTATTAATACTGATACTGTTTTTCTTATAATCCTCGATAAGCTTTTTGTTTTTATCTGTTGTTATTGTTTTAATTAAAGATTTATTTTCTTTAATTCGCTTATTATTATATTCTTCACTATTAATTATATTTCCATCAGTGTCTGTGGTTATAAACCAAGATTTTATGCTTATTATTTTTTCGAGCAAATTCGACAAATCATATTCGTACTTGGGTACATCTTCTTCAATGCTTATCCTTAATAGGTTTTTAATGTGTTTACTCAACTGTTCCGGATTTTTAACAATCTGCTTTATTTCTCCCTGTCTGACATGTAAGTAAGACAGAGGTTCTTTGTCGGAAAAATTATAATGGATAATTTCGCCATCTGATTTTTCATAATCGACTTTAAAGTTAGTAGGATTTATATTAACAATATTATCATCAATATTCCGCTCTTCACCAGAGTGGAAAGTTTTATATAAACAATCAAGCAAAATACTTTTACCAGTTCCACGGCCACCAATAATAGAAACTAAATTTGGATTTAATGGAATGTCAGCACTATTAAATGTGATATTCTCATTATTGATAATCTTAGCATCTGCAATTATTCTGCTGAAAAAAGGTTTGGGGAAATCAATCTGTGGCGATAGATCTTGGATACATACCCTTTCAAT
This region includes:
- a CDS encoding class I SAM-dependent DNA methyltransferase, with the translated sequence MNTSAIVQKLWNYCNVLRDDGMSYGDYVEQLTYLLFLKMADERTKLYPSLTGRQTPEIVPKNYDWQSLIKKDGDDLFDHYRHVLENLGKGKGLLGLIFNKSQNKFQDPAKLRRLIVDLIDKENWSIMSADVKGDAYEGLLEKNAQDTKTGAGQYFTPRPLIRAIIDVIQPKPGETICDPACGTGGFFLAAHDYIVKHYPNMTTEEKKKLKEKTFKGWELVQNTARLCAMNLMLHGITSNGSELPLVVADSLAADPGDRFYVVMTNPPFGKKSSTTIVNGKGQISKEKDIIEREDFWSTTSNKQLNFVQHVKTLLKQHGRAAIVVPDNVLFEGGAGENIRRKLLHECEVHTLLRLPTGLFYAQGVKANVLFFDRKPASEKPWTKKLWIYDLRTNVHFTLKTNPLKREDLDEFVKCYNPKNRNKRKETWTENGSDGRWRAFDYEELINRDKASLDIVWLRDKSLEDSENLPDPGILAQEIVEDLEAALEQFREIAEDLGEQ
- a CDS encoding PHP domain-containing protein, encoding MLSKYPKGSEWRKWDLHIHSIYSRENRAKLEIKDIFNNAITKNVAVIAITDHSNVDGLDEIWSVWENEKTENGDNIKDVITFFPGVELKASSGERGVHFLVVFPPYIQHRISHIQKVDKDFLINSFLSKIDCAKSDVQNSGDGSYDKGLFQIAVDLEKTAQLAHKLGGLIIVHNGNKDHGFDQEIAHPADSADEKELLNTLGPYKEKLMKECVDICEFPNWNSYHQNEAKFYLEKFNKSSVVFSDSHDQYLLNTTTWIKADPTFEGFKQILFEPIERVCIQDLSPQIDFPKPFFSRIIADAKIINNENITFNSADIPLNPNLVSIIGGRGTGKSILLDCLYKTFHSGEERNIDDNIVNINPTNFKVDYEKSDGEIIHYNFSDKEPLSYLHVRQGEIKQIVKNPEQLSKHIKNLLRISIEEDVPKYEYDLSNLLEKIISIKSWFITTDTDGNIINSEEYNNKRIKENKSLIKTITTDKNKKLIEDYKKNSISINNKEILIKRLEELQSTSENYKAEIERLIKEINESGQLVSSLPNIDFSPLETSIQKSQEKLTNEINKLKGNNKNIVEEFKNQGIDQDISGLLTKVNQYQGIIDKSVDKINEIKRKTEELEKRINNRVLFKDNINSDLTQQKKNVDRAFTSLKEGPENWSQIQKSLVKNLLKDIQIYAQINFNVGKFYDGLSGLLNGQKFRSTATHTQLDRIKAKIKVDSYESFLKLIGNEKIISDNEGKLINLDEFALNDDFFLKDVGFDMFEYLYLSRYRIRYLTINAVIEYKGKKPEKLSVGQRGTFYICMKLATDPFGSPFVFDQPEDDLDNEFIMEDLVPLFKEIKKYRQVIIATHNANLVVNADAEQVIVANNTDEVLSYRSGSLEHTDRKTKKGIREEVCRILEGGETAFEKRELKYGFSKTNI